Proteins from a genomic interval of Stenotrophomonas maltophilia:
- a CDS encoding CD225/dispanin family protein, giving the protein MNTATPQVPNNLVWAILTTLFCCLPAGIVSIVYAAQVNGKLAAGDIAGAQDSAAKAKKWAIWSAIAWAVLVVLYVLFFVVLGGMGAMSNSGY; this is encoded by the coding sequence ATGAATACCGCTACTCCGCAGGTCCCGAACAATCTGGTCTGGGCCATCCTGACCACCCTGTTCTGCTGCCTGCCGGCCGGCATCGTGTCGATCGTCTACGCTGCACAGGTCAACGGCAAGCTGGCCGCTGGCGACATCGCCGGCGCCCAGGATTCGGCTGCCAAGGCCAAGAAGTGGGCCATCTGGTCGGCCATCGCCTGGGCCGTGCTGGTCGTGCTGTACGTGCTGTTCTTCGTTGTGCTCGGCGGCATGGGCGCGATGAGCAACAGCGGCTACTGA
- a CDS encoding CD225/dispanin family protein, whose protein sequence is MNQPPPLSRPVYIPNHLVWAILTTLFCCLPLGVVSIVYASQVDGRRAAGDLPGAYSASRKAGWWAVASAVALPVLLLLWLGLFGGLAVLGALSDQ, encoded by the coding sequence TTGAATCAACCACCACCGCTCAGCCGTCCGGTCTACATCCCCAACCATCTGGTCTGGGCGATCCTGACGACGCTGTTCTGCTGCCTGCCGTTGGGCGTGGTGTCGATCGTCTATGCCTCCCAGGTCGATGGCCGTCGCGCGGCCGGCGACCTGCCGGGGGCTTACAGCGCGTCGCGCAAGGCGGGCTGGTGGGCAGTGGCTTCGGCCGTGGCCCTGCCGGTCCTGTTGCTGTTGTGGCTCGGGCTGTTCGGCGGCTTGGCCGTACTGGGCGCTCTTTCCGACCAATGA